One Halichoerus grypus chromosome 1, mHalGry1.hap1.1, whole genome shotgun sequence genomic region harbors:
- the CHRD gene encoding chordin isoform X3 — MRCVLCACEAPQWGRRARGPGRVSCKHIKPECPALACVQPRLLPGHCCQSCPQERGAPERPPTGLAFEYPRDPEHRSYSDRGEPGSEDRARGDGHTDFVALLTGPRSQAVARARVSLLRSSLRFSISYRQLDRPTRIRFSDSAGSVLFEHPAAPPRDGLVCGVWRAVPRLSLRLLRAEQLQVALVTATHPSGEVWGPLIRHRALAAETFSAILTLEGPPQPGIGGIALLTLSDTEDSLHFLLLFRGLLESRSGGPAQVSLRLQILHQGQLLRELQANASVQEPGFAEVLPNLTAQEMDWLVLGELQMALERAGGPAPRISGHIAARQSCDVLQSVLCGADALIPVQTGAAGSASLTLLGNGSLIYQVQVVGTGSEVVAMTLETKPQRRNQRTVLCHMAGLQPGGHTAVGICPGLGARGAHMLLQNELFLNVGTKDFPDGELRGHVAALPYSGHSARHETLPVPLAGALVLPPVQSQAAGHAWLSLDTHCHLHYEVLLAGLGGSEQGTVTAHLLGPPGMPGPRRLLKGFYGPEAQGVVKDLEPELLRHLAQGTASLLITTKGSPQGELRGQVHIANQCEVGGLRLAAAGAEGAWAPGAPDAAAAALPALPAVLGPDTPAPAKPGGTGRPRDPNTCYFEGQQRPHGARWAPNYDPLCSLCTCQRRTVICDPVVCPPPSCPSPVQAPDQCCPVCPEKQDVRDLPGLSRTRDPGEGCYFDGDRSWRAAGTRWHPVVPPFGLIKCAVCTCKGGTGEVHCEKVQCPRLACAQPVRANPTDCCKQCPVGSGAHPQLGDPMQADGPRGCRFAGQWFPDSQSWHPSVPPFGEMSCITCRCGAGVPHCERDDCSLPLSCGPGKESRCCPHCAPRRPAPETRTVPELEKEAEGS, encoded by the exons ATGCGCTGCGTGCTGTGCGCCTGCGAGGCG CCTCAGTGGGGTCGCCGCGCCAGGGGCCCGGGCAGGGTCAGCTGCAAGCACATCAAACCCGAGTGCCCAGCCCTGGCGTGCGTGCAGCCGCGGCTGCTGCCGGGACACTGCTGCCAGAGCTGCCCCCAGG AGCGCGGCGCTCCCGAGAGGCCGCCAACGGGCCTGGCCTTCGAGTACCCGCGGGACCCAGAGCACCGCAGTTACAGCGACCGCGGGGAGCCGGGCTCTGAGGATCGGGCGCGAGGGGACGGCCACACGG ACTTCGTGGCGCTGCTGACAGGGCCGAGGTCGCAGGCCGTGGCTCGGGCCCGAGTGTCTCTGCTGCGCTCTAGCTTGCGTTTCTCCATCTCCTACAGGCA GCTGGACCGCCCCACTCGAATCCGCTTTTCCGACTCGGCTGGCAGCGTCCTGTTTGAGCACCCTGCAGCCCCCCCGCGAGATGGCCTG GTCTGTGGGGTGTGGCGGGCAGTGCCTCGGTTGTCTCTGCGGCTCCTTAGGGCAGAACAGCTGCAGGTGGCACTTGTGACAGCCACTCACCCTTCAGGGGAGGTCTGGGGGCCTCTCATCCGACACCGGGCCCTGGCTGCAG agaccttcagtgccatcctgaCCCTAGAAGGCCCCCCACAGCCTGGCATAGGGGGCATCGCCCTACTCACTCTCAGCGACACAGAGGACTCCTTGCATTTCTTGCTGCTCTTCCGTGGACTGCTGGAATCCAGGAGTGGGG GACCAGCCCAGGTTTCCTTGCGGCTCCAGATTCTACACCAGGGGCAGCTACTTCGAGAGCTCCAGGCCAATGCCTCAGTCCAG GAGCCAGGCTTTGCCGAGGTGCTGCCCAACCTGACGGCCCAGGAGATGGACTGGCTGGTGCTGGGGGAGCTGCAGATGGCCCTGGAGAGGGCAGGTGGGCCAGCGCCGCGCATCAGCGGACACATCGCTGCCAGGCAGAGCTGCGACG TCCTGCAAAGTGTCCTTTGCGGGGCCGATGCCCTGATCCCTGTTCAGACGGGTGCAGCTGGCTCAGCCAGCCTTACGCTGCTAGGAAATGGCTCCCTGATCTACCAG gtGCAAGTGGTGGGTACAGGCAGTGAGGTGGTGGCCATGACGCTGGAGACCAAGCCTCAGCGGAGAAACCAGCGCACTGTCCTGTGCCACATGGCCGGCCTCCAGCCGGGAGGACACACA GCTGTGGGGATCTGCCCTGGATTGGGTGCCCGAGGGGCTCATATGCTGCTGCAGAATGAGCTGTTCCTGAACGTGGGCACCAAGGACTTCCCAGATGGAGAACTGCGGGGGCACGTGGCTGCCCTGCCCTATAGCGGACACAGCGCCCGCCATGAGA CACTGCCCGTGCCCCTGGCAGGAGCCCTGGTGTTACCCCCTGTGCAGAGCCAGGCAGCAGGACATGCCTGGCTCTCCCTGGATACCCACTGTCACCTGCACTATGAAGTGCTGCTGGCTGGGCTTGGTGGCTCAGAACAGGGCACTGTCACGGCCCACCTCCTTGGGCCTCCTGGGATGCCAGGGCCCCGGCGGCTGCTGAAGGGATTCTATGGCCCAGAG GCCCAGGGCGTGGTGAAGGACCTGGAACCTGAGCTGCTGCGGCATCTGGCGCAGGGCACCGCCTCCCTGCTGATCACCACCAAGGGGAGCCCCCAAGGGGAGCTCCGGGGGCAG GTGCACATCGCCAACCAATGCGAGGTGGGCGGCCTGCGGCTGGCGGCGGCGGGGGCCGAGGGAGCGTGGGCGCCCGGGGCTCCGGATGCAGCAGCCGCCGCCCTGCCTGCGCTGCCCGCTGTGCTCGGCCCGGACACCCCCGCGCCAGCCAAACCCGGCGGCACGGGGCGACCGCGAGACCCCAACACCTGCTACTTCGAGGGGCAGCAGCGCCCCCATGGGGCTCGCTGGGCGCCTAACTATGACCCGCTCTGCTCGCTGTGCACCTGCCAG AGACGCACGGTGATCTGTGACCCCGTGGTGTGCCCGCCGCCCAGCTGTCCCAGCCCGGTGCAGGCACCGGACCAGTGCTGCCCCGTGTGCCCGG AGAAACAAGATGTCAGAGACCTGCCTGGGCTCTCACGGACCAGAGACCCTGGAGAGG gcTGCTATTTTGATGGTGACCGGAGCTGGCGGGCAGCGGGTACCCGGTGGCACCCCGTCGTGCCCCCATTTGGCTTAATTAAGTGTGCTGTCTGCACCTGCAAG GGGGGCACTGGAGAGGTGCACTGTGAGAAGGTGCAGTGTCCTCGGCTAGCCTGCGCCCAGCCCGTCCGTGCCAACCCCACTGACTGCTGCAAACAGTGTCCAG TGGGGTCAGGGGCCCACCCCCAGTTGGGGGACCCCATGCAGGCCGATGGGCCCCGGGGCTGCCGTTTTGCAGGGCAGTGGTTCCCAGACAGCCAGAGCTGGCACCCCTCGGTGCCTCCCTTTGGGGAGATGAGCTGTATCACCTGCAGATGTGGG GCAGGGGTGCCCCACTGTGAGCGGGATGACTGTTCACTGCCACTGTCCTGCGGTCCAGGGAAGGAGAGTCGCTGCTGCCCCCACTGCGCACCCCGGCGGC CAGCCCCAGAGACCAGGACGGTtccagagctggagaaagaagccGAAGGCTCCTAG
- the CHRD gene encoding chordin isoform X4 — protein MPSLPAPPAPLLLFGLLLLGCPPAHGAGPEPPALPIRPEKEPLPIRGAAGCSFGGKVYALDETWHPDLGEPFGVMRCVLCACEAPQWGRRARGPGRVSCKHIKPECPALACVQPRLLPGHCCQSCPQERGAPERPPTGLAFEYPRDPEHRSYSDRGEPGSEDRARGDGHTDFVALLTGPRSQAVARARVSLLRSSLRFSISYRQLDRPTRIRFSDSAGSVLFEHPAAPPRDGLVCGVWRAVPRLSLRLLRAEQLQVALVTATHPSGEVWGPLIRHRALAAETFSAILTLEGPPQPGIGGIALLTLSDTEDSLHFLLLFRGLLESRSGGPAQVSLRLQILHQGQLLRELQANASVQEPGFAEVLPNLTAQEMDWLVLGELQMALERAGGPAPRISGHIAARQSCDVLQSVLCGADALIPVQTGAAGSASLTLLGNGSLIYQVQVVGTGSEVVAMTLETKPQRRNQRTVLCHMAGLQPGGHTAVGICPGLGARGAHMLLQNELFLNVGTKDFPDGELRGHVAALPYSGHSARHETLPVPLAGALVLPPVQSQAAGHAWLSLDTHCHLHYEVLLAGLGGSEQGTVTAHLLGPPGMPGPRRLLKGFYGPEAQGVVKDLEPELLRHLAQGTASLLITTKGSPQGELRGQVHIANQCEVGGLRLAAAGAEGAWAPGAPDAAAAALPALPAVLGPDTPAPAKPGGTGRPRDPNTCYFEGQQRPHGARWAPNYDPLCSLCTCQRRTVICDPVVCPPPSCPSPVQAPDQCCPVCPEKQDVRDLPGLSRTRDPGEGCYFDGDRSWRAAGTRWHPVVPPFGLIKCAVCTCKGGTGEVHCEKVQCPRLACAQPVRANPTDCCKQCPGEGVGTEASWGG, from the exons ATGCCGAGCCTCCCGGCCCCGCCGGCCCCGCTGCTGCTTTTCGGGCTGCTGCTGCTCGGCTGCCCGCCGGCCCACGGCGCCGGCCCCGAGCCCCCCGCGCTGCCCATCCGGCCCGAGAAGGAGCCGCTGCCCATTCGGGGAGCGGCAG GCTGCTCCTTCGGCGGGAAGGTCTATGCCTTGGACGAGACGTGGCACCCAGACCTGGGGGAGCCCTTCGGGGTGATGCGCTGCGTGCTGTGCGCCTGCGAGGCG CCTCAGTGGGGTCGCCGCGCCAGGGGCCCGGGCAGGGTCAGCTGCAAGCACATCAAACCCGAGTGCCCAGCCCTGGCGTGCGTGCAGCCGCGGCTGCTGCCGGGACACTGCTGCCAGAGCTGCCCCCAGG AGCGCGGCGCTCCCGAGAGGCCGCCAACGGGCCTGGCCTTCGAGTACCCGCGGGACCCAGAGCACCGCAGTTACAGCGACCGCGGGGAGCCGGGCTCTGAGGATCGGGCGCGAGGGGACGGCCACACGG ACTTCGTGGCGCTGCTGACAGGGCCGAGGTCGCAGGCCGTGGCTCGGGCCCGAGTGTCTCTGCTGCGCTCTAGCTTGCGTTTCTCCATCTCCTACAGGCA GCTGGACCGCCCCACTCGAATCCGCTTTTCCGACTCGGCTGGCAGCGTCCTGTTTGAGCACCCTGCAGCCCCCCCGCGAGATGGCCTG GTCTGTGGGGTGTGGCGGGCAGTGCCTCGGTTGTCTCTGCGGCTCCTTAGGGCAGAACAGCTGCAGGTGGCACTTGTGACAGCCACTCACCCTTCAGGGGAGGTCTGGGGGCCTCTCATCCGACACCGGGCCCTGGCTGCAG agaccttcagtgccatcctgaCCCTAGAAGGCCCCCCACAGCCTGGCATAGGGGGCATCGCCCTACTCACTCTCAGCGACACAGAGGACTCCTTGCATTTCTTGCTGCTCTTCCGTGGACTGCTGGAATCCAGGAGTGGGG GACCAGCCCAGGTTTCCTTGCGGCTCCAGATTCTACACCAGGGGCAGCTACTTCGAGAGCTCCAGGCCAATGCCTCAGTCCAG GAGCCAGGCTTTGCCGAGGTGCTGCCCAACCTGACGGCCCAGGAGATGGACTGGCTGGTGCTGGGGGAGCTGCAGATGGCCCTGGAGAGGGCAGGTGGGCCAGCGCCGCGCATCAGCGGACACATCGCTGCCAGGCAGAGCTGCGACG TCCTGCAAAGTGTCCTTTGCGGGGCCGATGCCCTGATCCCTGTTCAGACGGGTGCAGCTGGCTCAGCCAGCCTTACGCTGCTAGGAAATGGCTCCCTGATCTACCAG gtGCAAGTGGTGGGTACAGGCAGTGAGGTGGTGGCCATGACGCTGGAGACCAAGCCTCAGCGGAGAAACCAGCGCACTGTCCTGTGCCACATGGCCGGCCTCCAGCCGGGAGGACACACA GCTGTGGGGATCTGCCCTGGATTGGGTGCCCGAGGGGCTCATATGCTGCTGCAGAATGAGCTGTTCCTGAACGTGGGCACCAAGGACTTCCCAGATGGAGAACTGCGGGGGCACGTGGCTGCCCTGCCCTATAGCGGACACAGCGCCCGCCATGAGA CACTGCCCGTGCCCCTGGCAGGAGCCCTGGTGTTACCCCCTGTGCAGAGCCAGGCAGCAGGACATGCCTGGCTCTCCCTGGATACCCACTGTCACCTGCACTATGAAGTGCTGCTGGCTGGGCTTGGTGGCTCAGAACAGGGCACTGTCACGGCCCACCTCCTTGGGCCTCCTGGGATGCCAGGGCCCCGGCGGCTGCTGAAGGGATTCTATGGCCCAGAG GCCCAGGGCGTGGTGAAGGACCTGGAACCTGAGCTGCTGCGGCATCTGGCGCAGGGCACCGCCTCCCTGCTGATCACCACCAAGGGGAGCCCCCAAGGGGAGCTCCGGGGGCAG GTGCACATCGCCAACCAATGCGAGGTGGGCGGCCTGCGGCTGGCGGCGGCGGGGGCCGAGGGAGCGTGGGCGCCCGGGGCTCCGGATGCAGCAGCCGCCGCCCTGCCTGCGCTGCCCGCTGTGCTCGGCCCGGACACCCCCGCGCCAGCCAAACCCGGCGGCACGGGGCGACCGCGAGACCCCAACACCTGCTACTTCGAGGGGCAGCAGCGCCCCCATGGGGCTCGCTGGGCGCCTAACTATGACCCGCTCTGCTCGCTGTGCACCTGCCAG AGACGCACGGTGATCTGTGACCCCGTGGTGTGCCCGCCGCCCAGCTGTCCCAGCCCGGTGCAGGCACCGGACCAGTGCTGCCCCGTGTGCCCGG AGAAACAAGATGTCAGAGACCTGCCTGGGCTCTCACGGACCAGAGACCCTGGAGAGG gcTGCTATTTTGATGGTGACCGGAGCTGGCGGGCAGCGGGTACCCGGTGGCACCCCGTCGTGCCCCCATTTGGCTTAATTAAGTGTGCTGTCTGCACCTGCAAG GGGGGCACTGGAGAGGTGCACTGTGAGAAGGTGCAGTGTCCTCGGCTAGCCTGCGCCCAGCCCGTCCGTGCCAACCCCACTGACTGCTGCAAACAGTGTCCAGGTGAGGGGGTGGGCACAGAGGCTTCCTGGGGCGGATGA
- the CHRD gene encoding chordin isoform X1, with the protein MPSLPAPPAPLLLFGLLLLGCPPAHGAGPEPPALPIRPEKEPLPIRGAAGCSFGGKVYALDETWHPDLGEPFGVMRCVLCACEAPQWGRRARGPGRVSCKHIKPECPALACVQPRLLPGHCCQSCPQERGAPERPPTGLAFEYPRDPEHRSYSDRGEPGSEDRARGDGHTDFVALLTGPRSQAVARARVSLLRSSLRFSISYRQLDRPTRIRFSDSAGSVLFEHPAAPPRDGLVCGVWRAVPRLSLRLLRAEQLQVALVTATHPSGEVWGPLIRHRALAAETFSAILTLEGPPQPGIGGIALLTLSDTEDSLHFLLLFRGLLESRSGGPAQVSLRLQILHQGQLLRELQANASVQEPGFAEVLPNLTAQEMDWLVLGELQMALERAGGPAPRISGHIAARQSCDVLQSVLCGADALIPVQTGAAGSASLTLLGNGSLIYQVQVVGTGSEVVAMTLETKPQRRNQRTVLCHMAGLQPGGHTAVGICPGLGARGAHMLLQNELFLNVGTKDFPDGELRGHVAALPYSGHSARHETLPVPLAGALVLPPVQSQAAGHAWLSLDTHCHLHYEVLLAGLGGSEQGTVTAHLLGPPGMPGPRRLLKGFYGPEAQGVVKDLEPELLRHLAQGTASLLITTKGSPQGELRGQVHIANQCEVGGLRLAAAGAEGAWAPGAPDAAAAALPALPAVLGPDTPAPAKPGGTGRPRDPNTCYFEGQQRPHGARWAPNYDPLCSLCTCQRRTVICDPVVCPPPSCPSPVQAPDQCCPVCPEKQDVRDLPGLSRTRDPGEGCYFDGDRSWRAAGTRWHPVVPPFGLIKCAVCTCKGGTGEVHCEKVQCPRLACAQPVRANPTDCCKQCPVGSGAHPQLGDPMQADGPRGCRFAGQWFPDSQSWHPSVPPFGEMSCITCRCGAGVPHCERDDCSLPLSCGPGKESRCCPHCAPRRPAPETRTVPELEKEAEGS; encoded by the exons ATGCCGAGCCTCCCGGCCCCGCCGGCCCCGCTGCTGCTTTTCGGGCTGCTGCTGCTCGGCTGCCCGCCGGCCCACGGCGCCGGCCCCGAGCCCCCCGCGCTGCCCATCCGGCCCGAGAAGGAGCCGCTGCCCATTCGGGGAGCGGCAG GCTGCTCCTTCGGCGGGAAGGTCTATGCCTTGGACGAGACGTGGCACCCAGACCTGGGGGAGCCCTTCGGGGTGATGCGCTGCGTGCTGTGCGCCTGCGAGGCG CCTCAGTGGGGTCGCCGCGCCAGGGGCCCGGGCAGGGTCAGCTGCAAGCACATCAAACCCGAGTGCCCAGCCCTGGCGTGCGTGCAGCCGCGGCTGCTGCCGGGACACTGCTGCCAGAGCTGCCCCCAGG AGCGCGGCGCTCCCGAGAGGCCGCCAACGGGCCTGGCCTTCGAGTACCCGCGGGACCCAGAGCACCGCAGTTACAGCGACCGCGGGGAGCCGGGCTCTGAGGATCGGGCGCGAGGGGACGGCCACACGG ACTTCGTGGCGCTGCTGACAGGGCCGAGGTCGCAGGCCGTGGCTCGGGCCCGAGTGTCTCTGCTGCGCTCTAGCTTGCGTTTCTCCATCTCCTACAGGCA GCTGGACCGCCCCACTCGAATCCGCTTTTCCGACTCGGCTGGCAGCGTCCTGTTTGAGCACCCTGCAGCCCCCCCGCGAGATGGCCTG GTCTGTGGGGTGTGGCGGGCAGTGCCTCGGTTGTCTCTGCGGCTCCTTAGGGCAGAACAGCTGCAGGTGGCACTTGTGACAGCCACTCACCCTTCAGGGGAGGTCTGGGGGCCTCTCATCCGACACCGGGCCCTGGCTGCAG agaccttcagtgccatcctgaCCCTAGAAGGCCCCCCACAGCCTGGCATAGGGGGCATCGCCCTACTCACTCTCAGCGACACAGAGGACTCCTTGCATTTCTTGCTGCTCTTCCGTGGACTGCTGGAATCCAGGAGTGGGG GACCAGCCCAGGTTTCCTTGCGGCTCCAGATTCTACACCAGGGGCAGCTACTTCGAGAGCTCCAGGCCAATGCCTCAGTCCAG GAGCCAGGCTTTGCCGAGGTGCTGCCCAACCTGACGGCCCAGGAGATGGACTGGCTGGTGCTGGGGGAGCTGCAGATGGCCCTGGAGAGGGCAGGTGGGCCAGCGCCGCGCATCAGCGGACACATCGCTGCCAGGCAGAGCTGCGACG TCCTGCAAAGTGTCCTTTGCGGGGCCGATGCCCTGATCCCTGTTCAGACGGGTGCAGCTGGCTCAGCCAGCCTTACGCTGCTAGGAAATGGCTCCCTGATCTACCAG gtGCAAGTGGTGGGTACAGGCAGTGAGGTGGTGGCCATGACGCTGGAGACCAAGCCTCAGCGGAGAAACCAGCGCACTGTCCTGTGCCACATGGCCGGCCTCCAGCCGGGAGGACACACA GCTGTGGGGATCTGCCCTGGATTGGGTGCCCGAGGGGCTCATATGCTGCTGCAGAATGAGCTGTTCCTGAACGTGGGCACCAAGGACTTCCCAGATGGAGAACTGCGGGGGCACGTGGCTGCCCTGCCCTATAGCGGACACAGCGCCCGCCATGAGA CACTGCCCGTGCCCCTGGCAGGAGCCCTGGTGTTACCCCCTGTGCAGAGCCAGGCAGCAGGACATGCCTGGCTCTCCCTGGATACCCACTGTCACCTGCACTATGAAGTGCTGCTGGCTGGGCTTGGTGGCTCAGAACAGGGCACTGTCACGGCCCACCTCCTTGGGCCTCCTGGGATGCCAGGGCCCCGGCGGCTGCTGAAGGGATTCTATGGCCCAGAG GCCCAGGGCGTGGTGAAGGACCTGGAACCTGAGCTGCTGCGGCATCTGGCGCAGGGCACCGCCTCCCTGCTGATCACCACCAAGGGGAGCCCCCAAGGGGAGCTCCGGGGGCAG GTGCACATCGCCAACCAATGCGAGGTGGGCGGCCTGCGGCTGGCGGCGGCGGGGGCCGAGGGAGCGTGGGCGCCCGGGGCTCCGGATGCAGCAGCCGCCGCCCTGCCTGCGCTGCCCGCTGTGCTCGGCCCGGACACCCCCGCGCCAGCCAAACCCGGCGGCACGGGGCGACCGCGAGACCCCAACACCTGCTACTTCGAGGGGCAGCAGCGCCCCCATGGGGCTCGCTGGGCGCCTAACTATGACCCGCTCTGCTCGCTGTGCACCTGCCAG AGACGCACGGTGATCTGTGACCCCGTGGTGTGCCCGCCGCCCAGCTGTCCCAGCCCGGTGCAGGCACCGGACCAGTGCTGCCCCGTGTGCCCGG AGAAACAAGATGTCAGAGACCTGCCTGGGCTCTCACGGACCAGAGACCCTGGAGAGG gcTGCTATTTTGATGGTGACCGGAGCTGGCGGGCAGCGGGTACCCGGTGGCACCCCGTCGTGCCCCCATTTGGCTTAATTAAGTGTGCTGTCTGCACCTGCAAG GGGGGCACTGGAGAGGTGCACTGTGAGAAGGTGCAGTGTCCTCGGCTAGCCTGCGCCCAGCCCGTCCGTGCCAACCCCACTGACTGCTGCAAACAGTGTCCAG TGGGGTCAGGGGCCCACCCCCAGTTGGGGGACCCCATGCAGGCCGATGGGCCCCGGGGCTGCCGTTTTGCAGGGCAGTGGTTCCCAGACAGCCAGAGCTGGCACCCCTCGGTGCCTCCCTTTGGGGAGATGAGCTGTATCACCTGCAGATGTGGG GCAGGGGTGCCCCACTGTGAGCGGGATGACTGTTCACTGCCACTGTCCTGCGGTCCAGGGAAGGAGAGTCGCTGCTGCCCCCACTGCGCACCCCGGCGGC CAGCCCCAGAGACCAGGACGGTtccagagctggagaaagaagccGAAGGCTCCTAG
- the CHRD gene encoding chordin isoform X2, translating to MPSLPAPPAPLLLFGLLLLGCPPAHGAGPEPPALPIRPEKEPLPIRGAAGCSFGGKVYALDETWHPDLGEPFGVMRCVLCACEAPQWGRRARGPGRVSCKHIKPECPALACVQPRLLPGHCCQSCPQERGAPERPPTGLAFEYPRDPEHRSYSDRGEPGSEDRARGDGHTDFVALLTGPRSQAVARARVSLLRSSLRFSISYRQLDRPTRIRFSDSAGSVLFEHPAAPPRDGLVCGVWRAVPRLSLRLLRAEQLQVALVTATHPSGEVWGPLIRHRALAAETFSAILTLEGPPQPGIGGIALLTLSDTEDSLHFLLLFRGLLESRSGGPAQVSLRLQILHQGQLLRELQANASVQEPGFAEVLPNLTAQEMDWLVLGELQMALERAGGPAPRISGHIAARQSCDVLQSVLCGADALIPVQTGAAGSASLTLLGNGSLIYQVQVVGTGSEVVAMTLETKPQRRNQRTVLCHMAGLQPGGHTAVGICPGLGARGAHMLLQNELFLNVGTKDFPDGELRGHVAALPYSGHSARHETLPVPLAGALVLPPVQSQAAGHAWLSLDTHCHLHYEVLLAGLGGSEQGTVTAHLLGPPGMPGPRRLLKGFYGPEAQGVVKDLEPELLRHLAQGTASLLITTKGSPQGELRGQVHIANQCEVGGLRLAAAGAEGAWAPGAPDAAAAALPALPAVLGPDTPAPAKPGGTGRPRDPNTCYFEGQQRPHGARWAPNYDPLCSLCTCQRRTVICDPVVCPPPSCPSPVQAPDQCCPVCPEKQDVRDLPGLSRTRDPGEGCYFDGDRSWRAAGTRWHPVVPPFGLIKCAVCTCKGGTGEVHCEKVQCPRLACAQPVRANPTDCCKQCPVGSGAHPQLGDPMQADGPRGCRFAGQWFPDSQSWHPSVPPFGEMSCITCRCGAGVPHCERDDCSLPLSCGPGKESRCCPHCAPRRPPETRTVPELEKEAEGS from the exons ATGCCGAGCCTCCCGGCCCCGCCGGCCCCGCTGCTGCTTTTCGGGCTGCTGCTGCTCGGCTGCCCGCCGGCCCACGGCGCCGGCCCCGAGCCCCCCGCGCTGCCCATCCGGCCCGAGAAGGAGCCGCTGCCCATTCGGGGAGCGGCAG GCTGCTCCTTCGGCGGGAAGGTCTATGCCTTGGACGAGACGTGGCACCCAGACCTGGGGGAGCCCTTCGGGGTGATGCGCTGCGTGCTGTGCGCCTGCGAGGCG CCTCAGTGGGGTCGCCGCGCCAGGGGCCCGGGCAGGGTCAGCTGCAAGCACATCAAACCCGAGTGCCCAGCCCTGGCGTGCGTGCAGCCGCGGCTGCTGCCGGGACACTGCTGCCAGAGCTGCCCCCAGG AGCGCGGCGCTCCCGAGAGGCCGCCAACGGGCCTGGCCTTCGAGTACCCGCGGGACCCAGAGCACCGCAGTTACAGCGACCGCGGGGAGCCGGGCTCTGAGGATCGGGCGCGAGGGGACGGCCACACGG ACTTCGTGGCGCTGCTGACAGGGCCGAGGTCGCAGGCCGTGGCTCGGGCCCGAGTGTCTCTGCTGCGCTCTAGCTTGCGTTTCTCCATCTCCTACAGGCA GCTGGACCGCCCCACTCGAATCCGCTTTTCCGACTCGGCTGGCAGCGTCCTGTTTGAGCACCCTGCAGCCCCCCCGCGAGATGGCCTG GTCTGTGGGGTGTGGCGGGCAGTGCCTCGGTTGTCTCTGCGGCTCCTTAGGGCAGAACAGCTGCAGGTGGCACTTGTGACAGCCACTCACCCTTCAGGGGAGGTCTGGGGGCCTCTCATCCGACACCGGGCCCTGGCTGCAG agaccttcagtgccatcctgaCCCTAGAAGGCCCCCCACAGCCTGGCATAGGGGGCATCGCCCTACTCACTCTCAGCGACACAGAGGACTCCTTGCATTTCTTGCTGCTCTTCCGTGGACTGCTGGAATCCAGGAGTGGGG GACCAGCCCAGGTTTCCTTGCGGCTCCAGATTCTACACCAGGGGCAGCTACTTCGAGAGCTCCAGGCCAATGCCTCAGTCCAG GAGCCAGGCTTTGCCGAGGTGCTGCCCAACCTGACGGCCCAGGAGATGGACTGGCTGGTGCTGGGGGAGCTGCAGATGGCCCTGGAGAGGGCAGGTGGGCCAGCGCCGCGCATCAGCGGACACATCGCTGCCAGGCAGAGCTGCGACG TCCTGCAAAGTGTCCTTTGCGGGGCCGATGCCCTGATCCCTGTTCAGACGGGTGCAGCTGGCTCAGCCAGCCTTACGCTGCTAGGAAATGGCTCCCTGATCTACCAG gtGCAAGTGGTGGGTACAGGCAGTGAGGTGGTGGCCATGACGCTGGAGACCAAGCCTCAGCGGAGAAACCAGCGCACTGTCCTGTGCCACATGGCCGGCCTCCAGCCGGGAGGACACACA GCTGTGGGGATCTGCCCTGGATTGGGTGCCCGAGGGGCTCATATGCTGCTGCAGAATGAGCTGTTCCTGAACGTGGGCACCAAGGACTTCCCAGATGGAGAACTGCGGGGGCACGTGGCTGCCCTGCCCTATAGCGGACACAGCGCCCGCCATGAGA CACTGCCCGTGCCCCTGGCAGGAGCCCTGGTGTTACCCCCTGTGCAGAGCCAGGCAGCAGGACATGCCTGGCTCTCCCTGGATACCCACTGTCACCTGCACTATGAAGTGCTGCTGGCTGGGCTTGGTGGCTCAGAACAGGGCACTGTCACGGCCCACCTCCTTGGGCCTCCTGGGATGCCAGGGCCCCGGCGGCTGCTGAAGGGATTCTATGGCCCAGAG GCCCAGGGCGTGGTGAAGGACCTGGAACCTGAGCTGCTGCGGCATCTGGCGCAGGGCACCGCCTCCCTGCTGATCACCACCAAGGGGAGCCCCCAAGGGGAGCTCCGGGGGCAG GTGCACATCGCCAACCAATGCGAGGTGGGCGGCCTGCGGCTGGCGGCGGCGGGGGCCGAGGGAGCGTGGGCGCCCGGGGCTCCGGATGCAGCAGCCGCCGCCCTGCCTGCGCTGCCCGCTGTGCTCGGCCCGGACACCCCCGCGCCAGCCAAACCCGGCGGCACGGGGCGACCGCGAGACCCCAACACCTGCTACTTCGAGGGGCAGCAGCGCCCCCATGGGGCTCGCTGGGCGCCTAACTATGACCCGCTCTGCTCGCTGTGCACCTGCCAG AGACGCACGGTGATCTGTGACCCCGTGGTGTGCCCGCCGCCCAGCTGTCCCAGCCCGGTGCAGGCACCGGACCAGTGCTGCCCCGTGTGCCCGG AGAAACAAGATGTCAGAGACCTGCCTGGGCTCTCACGGACCAGAGACCCTGGAGAGG gcTGCTATTTTGATGGTGACCGGAGCTGGCGGGCAGCGGGTACCCGGTGGCACCCCGTCGTGCCCCCATTTGGCTTAATTAAGTGTGCTGTCTGCACCTGCAAG GGGGGCACTGGAGAGGTGCACTGTGAGAAGGTGCAGTGTCCTCGGCTAGCCTGCGCCCAGCCCGTCCGTGCCAACCCCACTGACTGCTGCAAACAGTGTCCAG TGGGGTCAGGGGCCCACCCCCAGTTGGGGGACCCCATGCAGGCCGATGGGCCCCGGGGCTGCCGTTTTGCAGGGCAGTGGTTCCCAGACAGCCAGAGCTGGCACCCCTCGGTGCCTCCCTTTGGGGAGATGAGCTGTATCACCTGCAGATGTGGG GCAGGGGTGCCCCACTGTGAGCGGGATGACTGTTCACTGCCACTGTCCTGCGGTCCAGGGAAGGAGAGTCGCTGCTGCCCCCACTGCGCACCCCGGCGGC CCCCAGAGACCAGGACGGTtccagagctggagaaagaagccGAAGGCTCCTAG